One stretch of Arachis hypogaea cultivar Tifrunner chromosome 20, arahy.Tifrunner.gnm2.J5K5, whole genome shotgun sequence DNA includes these proteins:
- the LOC112784425 gene encoding transcriptional corepressor LEUNIG isoform X1 translates to MSHANWEADKMLDVYIYDYLMKRQLHASARAFQAEGNVSTDPVAIDAPSGFLFEWWSVFWDIYIARTDQKHSEAAAIYSKTQQSKARELQKHQEQELQNPNQRQQMQMQLYMQRYAQQQEQEQQLQEQRQQQLRAQLVGGSGIRPINNDPSIRQKRATSNAMATRVYEDRLKLPLQRDDLDDVAIKQKGSGNVGQLLDPNHASLLKGVAVTTGGQATGQTSLGAPNILQGSLQQVQNQNQHLPGSLDMKSDMNPMVRPQAVISDGSFVGGHGSNQGCSNLTLKGWPLAGLDQLRSEFLQQNNLMQPPHSLNHLSVQQQLILQAQQHAVGSPSATDFENRRLRMLLNNPNMGLVKDGRSNSAYDSIPNVLAAQVCSPMLTHPDTDMFLKQQMQNSSHQLQQHLQHPPSNQQLQNLQRQGKIGSGSNTQDGCMSTLQGNDQASKTQVGRKRKQASSSGPANSSGTATTTGPSTSSPSTPSTQTLGDVPNLQQNVPSSKSVLMFGTDSLGSLTSAQNQLADMDCLIGDGTFSDNVESLFSADDADPRDKIGKEFSFKETKCVMASTHKVECCHFSSDGKLFATGGHDKKVSLWCTESFNLKSTLEEHTQLITDVRFSSSRTSRLATSSADKTVRIWDTENPGYSLRTFTGHGSTVMSLDFHPSKDDLIFSCDNNEIRYWSIKNDGCAGVYKGGVTQMRFQPRLGRLLAAAVDNLISIIDVETLGCTLKLQGHNNLVRSVCWNNSGKYLASLSDDLVRVWTVGSSSKGECIHELNASRNKFNTCAFHPFYPFLIIGCNEAIELWDFVQNKTLTLAAHEKLVSSLAVSSVNGLVASTSHDKHFKIWN, encoded by the exons ATGTCTCACGCCAACTGGGAAGCTGATAAAAT GCTGGATGTGTATATCTATGATTATCTGATGAAGAGGCAGTTGCATGCTTCTGCCAGGGCATTCCAGGCCGAAGGAAATGTGTCGACCGACCCTGTTG CAATAGATGCGCCTAGTGGTTTTCTCTTCGAGTGGTGGTCTGTCTTCTGGGACATATATATTGCAAGGACCGATCAGAAACACTCAGAAGCAGCGGCAATTTATAGCAAG ACCCAACAAAGTAAGGCTCGAGAACTGCAAAAACATCAAGAGCAAGAGCTTCAGAATCCAAATCAGAGACAACAAATGCAAATGCAACTCTATATGCAGAGATATGCTCAGCAGCAGGAACAGGAGCAGCAGTTACAGGAGCAGCGGCAGCAGCAGCTTAGGGCTCAGCTTGTTGGTGGCAGCGGTATCCGTCCTATTAACAATGATCCTTCAATCAGGCAGAAACGTGCAACTTCTAATGCTATGGCAACAAGAGTGTATGAGGACAGGTTGAAGTTGCCACTCCAGAGAGATGATTTAGATGATGTTGCCATCAAG CAAAAGGGAAGTGGTAATGTTGGTCAGCTTCTGGACCCAAATCATGCCTCATTGTTGAAAGGAGTAGCAGTGACAACTGGCGGCCAGGCTACAGG TCAAACGTCTCTCGGTGCACCTAACATTTTACAAGGCAGTCTTCAACAAGTTCAAAATCAGAACCAGCATCTTCCAGGATCTCTG GACATGAAAAGTGATATGAATCCAATGGTTAGACCTCAAGCTGTTATATCAGATGGATCCTTTGTTGGTGGACATG GTTCAAATCAAGGTTGTAGCAATTTGACTCTGAAAGGATGGCCTCTAGCA GGACTGGATCAGCTTCGCTCAGAATTTCTTCAGCAGAATAATTTGATGCAGCCTCCACATTCTCTCAATCATCTTTCAGTGCAGCAGCAACTTATACTTCAGGCACAACAACATGCTGTAGGTTCCCCCTCCGCCACTGATTTTGAGAACAGAAGACTCAGGATGCTTCTTAATAATCCAAATATGGGTCTTGTGAAAGATGGACGATCGAATTCAGCATATGACTCAATTCCTAATGTGTTGGCTGCACAAGTTTGTTCTCCGATGTTGACTCATCCGGATACAGATATGTTCCTTAAG CAACAAATGCAAAACAGCAGTCACCAGCTTCAACAACATCTGCAGCATCCTCCTTCAAACCAGCAGTTGCAGAATCTCCAGCGGCAAGGAAAAATTGGTTCCGGGAGCAATACACAAGATGGGTGCATGTCCACCTTACAAGGAAATGATCAG GCTTCCAAAACTCAAGTTGGCCGAAAGCGAAAGCAAGCATCATCTTCTGGTCCTGCCAATAGTTCTGGAACAGCAACCACCACAGGACCATCTACCAGTTCGCCTTCAACACCATCTACACAAACGCTCGGAGATGTGCCAAATCTGCAACAGAATGTTCCATCTTCTAAGTCAGTGCTTATGTTTGGTACTGATAGCTTGGGATCACTTACATCGGCCCAAAATCAACTG GCTGATATGGACTGCCTTATTGGTGACGGAACTTTCAGTGACAATGTTGAGTCGCTCTTTTCTGCTGATGATGCAGACCCTAGAGATAAGATTGGCAAAG AATTCTCATTCAAAGAGACCAAATGTGTTATGGCAAGCACACATAAAGTTGAGTGTTGCCACTTCTCATCAGATGGAAAACTGTTTGCTACTGGTGGCCATGATAAAAAG GTATCTTTGTGGTGCACAGAATCGTTTAACCTGAAGTCGACACTAGAAGAACATACTCAGTTGATAACCGATGTTCGATTTAGTTCTTCAAGGACATCGCGCCTTGCTACATCCTCAGCTGACAAAACTGTTCGGATTTGGGATACTGAAAAT CCTGGTTATTCTCTTCGAACATTCACAGGACATGGTTCAACTGTGATGTCACTAGACTTTCACCCTAGTAAAGACGACCTTATTTTCTCTTGTGACAATAATGAGATAAGATACTGGAGTATTAAAAACGATGGTTGTGCTGGGGTTTACAAG GGTGGCGTAACTCAGATGAGATTTCAACCTCGTTTGGGAAGGCTTCTTGCAGCTGCGGTAGATAATCTCATTTCCATTATTGATGTAGAAACCCTCGGTTGCACACTCAAATTACAG GGCCATAATAACCTTGTCCGTTCGGTTTGCTGGAACAATTCGGGAAAATATCTAGCATCTCTTAGTGATGATCTTGTTAGGGTATGGACAGTTGGATCAAGTAGCAAAGGGGAGTGCATTCATGAACTCAATGCATCCAGGAACAAATTCAACACCTGTGCCTTCCACCCCTTCTATCCTTTTCTGATCATTGGCTGCAATGAA GCAATTGAGCTGTGGGACTTTGTTCAGAACAAGACATTGACACTGGCTGCTCATGAAAAGCTTGTATCATCCTTGGCAGTATCTAGTGTTAATGGTTTGGTTGCTTCAACTAGTCATGACAAGCATTTCAAGATCTGGAACTGA
- the LOC112784425 gene encoding transcriptional corepressor LEUNIG isoform X2, with amino-acid sequence MSHANWEADKMLDVYIYDYLMKRQLHASARAFQAEGNVSTDPVDAPSGFLFEWWSVFWDIYIARTDQKHSEAAAIYSKTQQSKARELQKHQEQELQNPNQRQQMQMQLYMQRYAQQQEQEQQLQEQRQQQLRAQLVGGSGIRPINNDPSIRQKRATSNAMATRVYEDRLKLPLQRDDLDDVAIKQKGSGNVGQLLDPNHASLLKGVAVTTGGQATGQTSLGAPNILQGSLQQVQNQNQHLPGSLDMKSDMNPMVRPQAVISDGSFVGGHGSNQGCSNLTLKGWPLAGLDQLRSEFLQQNNLMQPPHSLNHLSVQQQLILQAQQHAVGSPSATDFENRRLRMLLNNPNMGLVKDGRSNSAYDSIPNVLAAQVCSPMLTHPDTDMFLKQQMQNSSHQLQQHLQHPPSNQQLQNLQRQGKIGSGSNTQDGCMSTLQGNDQASKTQVGRKRKQASSSGPANSSGTATTTGPSTSSPSTPSTQTLGDVPNLQQNVPSSKSVLMFGTDSLGSLTSAQNQLADMDCLIGDGTFSDNVESLFSADDADPRDKIGKEFSFKETKCVMASTHKVECCHFSSDGKLFATGGHDKKVSLWCTESFNLKSTLEEHTQLITDVRFSSSRTSRLATSSADKTVRIWDTENPGYSLRTFTGHGSTVMSLDFHPSKDDLIFSCDNNEIRYWSIKNDGCAGVYKGGVTQMRFQPRLGRLLAAAVDNLISIIDVETLGCTLKLQGHNNLVRSVCWNNSGKYLASLSDDLVRVWTVGSSSKGECIHELNASRNKFNTCAFHPFYPFLIIGCNEAIELWDFVQNKTLTLAAHEKLVSSLAVSSVNGLVASTSHDKHFKIWN; translated from the exons ATGTCTCACGCCAACTGGGAAGCTGATAAAAT GCTGGATGTGTATATCTATGATTATCTGATGAAGAGGCAGTTGCATGCTTCTGCCAGGGCATTCCAGGCCGAAGGAAATGTGTCGACCGACCCTGTTG ATGCGCCTAGTGGTTTTCTCTTCGAGTGGTGGTCTGTCTTCTGGGACATATATATTGCAAGGACCGATCAGAAACACTCAGAAGCAGCGGCAATTTATAGCAAG ACCCAACAAAGTAAGGCTCGAGAACTGCAAAAACATCAAGAGCAAGAGCTTCAGAATCCAAATCAGAGACAACAAATGCAAATGCAACTCTATATGCAGAGATATGCTCAGCAGCAGGAACAGGAGCAGCAGTTACAGGAGCAGCGGCAGCAGCAGCTTAGGGCTCAGCTTGTTGGTGGCAGCGGTATCCGTCCTATTAACAATGATCCTTCAATCAGGCAGAAACGTGCAACTTCTAATGCTATGGCAACAAGAGTGTATGAGGACAGGTTGAAGTTGCCACTCCAGAGAGATGATTTAGATGATGTTGCCATCAAG CAAAAGGGAAGTGGTAATGTTGGTCAGCTTCTGGACCCAAATCATGCCTCATTGTTGAAAGGAGTAGCAGTGACAACTGGCGGCCAGGCTACAGG TCAAACGTCTCTCGGTGCACCTAACATTTTACAAGGCAGTCTTCAACAAGTTCAAAATCAGAACCAGCATCTTCCAGGATCTCTG GACATGAAAAGTGATATGAATCCAATGGTTAGACCTCAAGCTGTTATATCAGATGGATCCTTTGTTGGTGGACATG GTTCAAATCAAGGTTGTAGCAATTTGACTCTGAAAGGATGGCCTCTAGCA GGACTGGATCAGCTTCGCTCAGAATTTCTTCAGCAGAATAATTTGATGCAGCCTCCACATTCTCTCAATCATCTTTCAGTGCAGCAGCAACTTATACTTCAGGCACAACAACATGCTGTAGGTTCCCCCTCCGCCACTGATTTTGAGAACAGAAGACTCAGGATGCTTCTTAATAATCCAAATATGGGTCTTGTGAAAGATGGACGATCGAATTCAGCATATGACTCAATTCCTAATGTGTTGGCTGCACAAGTTTGTTCTCCGATGTTGACTCATCCGGATACAGATATGTTCCTTAAG CAACAAATGCAAAACAGCAGTCACCAGCTTCAACAACATCTGCAGCATCCTCCTTCAAACCAGCAGTTGCAGAATCTCCAGCGGCAAGGAAAAATTGGTTCCGGGAGCAATACACAAGATGGGTGCATGTCCACCTTACAAGGAAATGATCAG GCTTCCAAAACTCAAGTTGGCCGAAAGCGAAAGCAAGCATCATCTTCTGGTCCTGCCAATAGTTCTGGAACAGCAACCACCACAGGACCATCTACCAGTTCGCCTTCAACACCATCTACACAAACGCTCGGAGATGTGCCAAATCTGCAACAGAATGTTCCATCTTCTAAGTCAGTGCTTATGTTTGGTACTGATAGCTTGGGATCACTTACATCGGCCCAAAATCAACTG GCTGATATGGACTGCCTTATTGGTGACGGAACTTTCAGTGACAATGTTGAGTCGCTCTTTTCTGCTGATGATGCAGACCCTAGAGATAAGATTGGCAAAG AATTCTCATTCAAAGAGACCAAATGTGTTATGGCAAGCACACATAAAGTTGAGTGTTGCCACTTCTCATCAGATGGAAAACTGTTTGCTACTGGTGGCCATGATAAAAAG GTATCTTTGTGGTGCACAGAATCGTTTAACCTGAAGTCGACACTAGAAGAACATACTCAGTTGATAACCGATGTTCGATTTAGTTCTTCAAGGACATCGCGCCTTGCTACATCCTCAGCTGACAAAACTGTTCGGATTTGGGATACTGAAAAT CCTGGTTATTCTCTTCGAACATTCACAGGACATGGTTCAACTGTGATGTCACTAGACTTTCACCCTAGTAAAGACGACCTTATTTTCTCTTGTGACAATAATGAGATAAGATACTGGAGTATTAAAAACGATGGTTGTGCTGGGGTTTACAAG GGTGGCGTAACTCAGATGAGATTTCAACCTCGTTTGGGAAGGCTTCTTGCAGCTGCGGTAGATAATCTCATTTCCATTATTGATGTAGAAACCCTCGGTTGCACACTCAAATTACAG GGCCATAATAACCTTGTCCGTTCGGTTTGCTGGAACAATTCGGGAAAATATCTAGCATCTCTTAGTGATGATCTTGTTAGGGTATGGACAGTTGGATCAAGTAGCAAAGGGGAGTGCATTCATGAACTCAATGCATCCAGGAACAAATTCAACACCTGTGCCTTCCACCCCTTCTATCCTTTTCTGATCATTGGCTGCAATGAA GCAATTGAGCTGTGGGACTTTGTTCAGAACAAGACATTGACACTGGCTGCTCATGAAAAGCTTGTATCATCCTTGGCAGTATCTAGTGTTAATGGTTTGGTTGCTTCAACTAGTCATGACAAGCATTTCAAGATCTGGAACTGA